A genome region from Scleropages formosus chromosome 6, fSclFor1.1, whole genome shotgun sequence includes the following:
- the LOC108932774 gene encoding golgin subfamily A member 7-like, whose product MAETHSLQDLRQQASIAAKVFVQRDYTTGTICQFQTKFPSELETRIDKQQFEETIRTLNNLYAEAEKLGGRSYLEGCLACVTAYTIFLCMETHYEKVLKKIAKYIQEQNDKIYAPRGLLLTDPIERGLRVVEITIFEDQSNGRIEGR is encoded by the exons ACCCACAGCTTGCAGGATCTGCGTCAGCAAGCATCCATCGCTGCCAAAGTGTTTGTCCAGAGGGACTACACCACAGGGACCATTTGCCAGTTTCAGACCAAGTTCCCTTCTGAGCTGGAAACAAGA ATTGACAAGCAGCAGTTTGAGGAGACAATACGAACACTAAACAACCTATATGCAGAGGCGGAGAAGCTGGGTGGCAGGTCATACCTAGAGGGCTGCCTGGCCTGTGTCACGGCCTACACCATCTTTTTGTGCATGGAGACGCACTACGAAAAG GTTTTGAAGAAGATTGCCAAGTACATCCAAGAACAGAATGACAAGATCTATGCACCACGGGGCCTGCTTCTCACTGACCCTATAGAGCGAGGCTTGAGGGTT GTTGAAATCACCATTTTTGAAGACCAGAGCAATGGAAGGATAGAAGGAAGGTga